The genomic interval CTAGGGGGGAGACTACAGACATGGAGTTTCTTCAAGAGCGTTTTTGGAGGGGACATCAATAATATCTCAAAGATGTATCGTGATCTGctgtaacagacacacagccattaAAACTAGCTCAagataaatatgaatgaatcaATTTAAGGACATCCCTAtccatatttataatatatatatataataccaTGTATTCTTTACAGAGAAGCATATCCACAAATACAGCACCATTCTACTCAGAAAATAGACATAAAGGTATAACAGGCAAatcgtgtgtgtatataatttatattggggGGTACAACTTCATGTTTTTCAGAAGTTGGAGGGGACACGTCCCCAACGGGACCTGGGCCCATGCATTAAGTCCACTGTTCACAATCTAGTTTCCAGCTCACCATTAGGTGAGAACCGGCACActggttgggaaccactgcatCGGGGAACCCTTGTGTGCCTTGAGGCAAGACTGGGTGTGCCAATGTGAAATGCTATGGGATTCATAATCCTGACAGGCTACTAATATACATCATAAATATAAGTACTATTTATGATTTGGCTTAAAATCAATTAATATTGCATGTAGGTTAATGCTAATTTCAGATCCTTTCAATGAATATTTAGCCTATAATACAATTGACTCTGATTTGTCTGTATCTTTACccatttgattattttttgacAGTCGAATGTGTGTGAAATATTGTGCTAATTGAAAAGAACCTTATTTCTACAATATCCTGGTCATAATGTGTGACCATTTTCTTCGTAATTCCCTCAACATGCATGAAGTtcctttggatgaaagcatgtGCTAAATGGCTCCATAGTGAACTACATCCTCACCCCGATGGAGTTGATGTCGCTCTCGTGGCCTGAGAAGGTCTGTCTGCACACACCCTCTCGGATGTCCCACAGCTTGGCGGTGAAGTCGCACGCCCCGGAGATGAACTGGTTGAAGTCCGGGGACACGGCAAGAGACATGGCATCCCCCAGGTGACCAGCGAACACCGTCTTCTGTGTGCCGGTCTCGATGTCCCACAGCACGCTAgaccatcgggggggggggggaaagggggatgTAAGTGGAGATCATGGACGGGTCAAGCTGCTCCGGAAGTAACACCTAGATCAGATCTACAGTCTGGCAGCAGTCGCATCCATCGCTTACCAAGTGCAGTCCCCTGAGCTGGTGATGATCTCGCTGTCACTGATGAAACGGCAGCATGACAGGTAACCTGGAGACCCACAGAGGAGCTTCATGGTTAGAATGGACCCAACTTTAGATTTGCTGTGGTGCTTTGCATATGTACGTCACCATGAGTCCTTgatcaaaaaaacacaacaacaacagtagtGTTAAAACAACTCCTCGGGATGGGAGCTCGTACCGGTGTGGGCAGCCAGCTCGCGCATGACCTTGACGTTGCCGTCCTTGCCCTTGAGGTTGTAGATGGAGCACATGTTGTCCAGACCGCCACAGGCCACCATGTTCCCAGAGGGGGCATAGGCACAGGTCATGACCCATGAGGACTTCAGAGGGATGGCGCTCACCTGAAGAGTCACAGTGGATCACACCTTAAGTCCTCCCTAATGATCTCTCAGTCagagtctcacacacactctaaatgCAAAACTTGAAGGGTAGGGTTTGTTGGTGTTGCATAGGGAGTTAGGTAACCTAAGCCTTCAGTAGAAACTAGGCCTGTTTACCTTGTTGGTAGTAATGGTGTCCCACACGATGAGTTTACCATCTTGggaagcactcacacacagcctggtcaagaaaaaacaaagaatgaaaaaaaaaataataataatggttgaataaaaaaataaaaagtacaaaCATACCGAGTTGAAACATACATTGAGTTAGACATTGGAGCAATGTATACGAGACATCCTGGCTATTTAATCAGATTCAAGTATCCAATGAAAAGTAGTGTCAATCCAATGCACCAATTCAAACTAAGTCCTGGTTACACTGGCTGGCTGTATTTAAATATAATCACCCTCTTTGTGGTTTCATCTTTCATTTTCTACATAGCAGCAGTAGCTAAACAGGGGACCTTCATAACATAATCCAGTAGTTCAGTGTTGGCTATTTGTTTCTATATATACAGCATATAAAAGCTACTCCTATATATCTACAAACAGTGTTTACTTGGACTCTGTGCCCCAGTGCATGGCGTAGATCTTGGCCAGGTGACCCCTGAGGGTCTTCCTGGTCTTCAGCTGGACCCGGCTCACCACGGTGACTGACGCTGTGGCCTCCTGCAGGGAGGTGTCCTGAAAGCCCTTACGGACCTCCTGGGAGCgccaagcacaaacacacacacaggaacgcacacaaacacacaggtcaaCACCCATTCATCAGTATTAGCGTTTAAGAAACACATCTAGAAACAATgatacttttttgttttgttttcatgaaAATAAGGAATATGAATGGGTAAACATATATACACCTACAGTGATCTGATCTTTTATGTTTTCTGCCTCTTTTCTCATTTCCTCTAGTTCACCCATGGTGCTGGCTCTCAGGAACTGTCCCCGAagcagacggagagacaggcgACGGGCTTATGCAAAACGCTGGAGCTGAAGgacaaagagaggaagaagacaGGAAAGGGGAGAATAACAATATGTTTGTTTAATTCTGGAACTGTGTGATGTGAAGCAATCCACTGCTGACTGATAAAGGTCCCTTTTTACTCACTCCCTCCAGCATCACTGTCCCACCTGCATATTCCTGAAAGAGTTTGGACCTGGGCTACTGGCTCTGTTTTTCTAAGCCACGGCTGCTTTGCAATTCAAACTCACCTTAAACTACTTtgcaaacatccacacacaaagacaaagataCCCATAGGTCatggtgcgtgtgtgaataataacacacgcacacaccgacacttatacacacacacgcacacacaaaagcttatagacacacacacacacacatacacacacacacacacgcacacacacacacacacacacacacacacacacacacacacacacacacacacacacacgctcatacatacacacataaacacacacaaacaaagacaggagtgcatgtgagcgtgtgcacacgcacacaccgacacttatacacacacacgcacacacaaaagcttatagacacacacacacacatacacacacacacacacacacacacacacacacacacacacacacacacacacacacacgctcatacatacacacataaacacatacaaacaaagacAGGAGTGCATGTGAGCGTGTGCACAGAAGCACACATTCTAAGTTTCAGCGTTGatgaataattataatatttagGCATAACAATCCGAATCCTCTATCTTTAGACAACGTGACTCTAGAGCACATATCCACACCCAGACAGCAAGCATGCCCAAACCAGTATGTCCTGAATCAAAATCCTCAACAAGATATTTACACTAACACGTTTTACTGTGTCACACACCCTtcaacaaactcaaacacaggTACAGTACACAGTATATTTAGATGGTTTGtatctgctttttttttatgtaatatcTGTGAATTGTATCTTCTATTAAGCTGTGACGGTTGATGGCGGTTGAATGTGGTAATGGTACGATTAAAGTAATAATTTTTAGCTGTGAAGTAATCACCTAATGGACAAACTGAAGCTAATACACTGTGGGAAATATAATCCAGGCAAATAAATGAGTGAGGTGCGCAATACATTTGCATAATTTCTAAATCATGATAATCTTGAATAGATGTAAAATAGATAGATGTAAAATTACTAAATACGTTTTTGTGATTGATTCTAGGAAGATTCTTTTAAAATGAAGGTCCCAATTATTTAGCCTACACCCTCACACAACATCCTTGATACCACCACACACCAGGTCTACCTTCAAAACCAGGGGGAAAACTAAATACAGTTTTTGTTTATTCCTTAGCGTCAATTCGAATTTCCTAATTAATTTATCTTACCTTGCAAATTGATAGGGCGTAACGTTCCCCGTAAAGGTCCCTCAagcaatctctttctctctatctgtgtgtttgaatgtgtgtcaaAACTCCTGACCCGCTTCATTTGCCTATTATTTGTttgaagagagaaggagggagggactcTGTGGAAGAGACATATTTTTCGGGATTGACTGATACCAAAAGCTACCGCAGGAGTTAACAATAGTTTGATGAAATCTGGCTTACCCAGGCCAATCTTTTTGTTTAAACAAACTCCAACTGgtcaagtgttttttttgtgattacaTGGGACTTGAAGAAAGAGTCCCCATCAAAATTTAACTAGCAAATGATTGTCTTCCAGTGGATGACGGTGATATCCAGGGGACGCTATGGTTTATTCCAGAAGATTTAGGATGCAGTAATGGTGTTTATTGTGAAGGCTTGAGTGTTTTAGCTGTGCCCTTTTTGCCATTCTGTACTGCCATTGTTCTGTGTGATTAAATGAGTGTGCTAGGGATTGGATAGTGGAGTGCATTaacgcagacagacagtcagactgacagacagggagggagggaggagggaggagggagggaggacgatGGAGGGGCAGTAAGAGGCcagtcagcagcagcagtagagtGAGTTTTAAATCCTAGCGGCTGAGATTTTAAAGGGAAGCCTTTTGAATCAAATCTGCTCTCATCCGATTATTGACTGCTCTTTGCATCTGCGTAAGggacggacagagggagggacggagaaagggagggaggggggataggGGGATGAgaatggaggggtgggggagagagatcaTGACTTGAGAAAGGCAGATTGTGTGAGGTGGGACATTCTTTTTCTCCTGTGTGAACAGACTGGCTGGTGAACAGAGATTTGTTGGAATATTTACTCCTGTGAACCACAACCcaaaatgaatatatataaaacacaaaacacacaactcctTAGTGGCAGCATTTGTGATCATATAAAATGTCTTGAATATATCAAAATGTATAAAATGAACCAAAAGTTATGAACTTTAGTCTAGTTTCTTCAACTGACCTATTGTTGTCTTTAACACAATAATGTATTGTTTCAATGTCCCTAACCCATGTCAGCTTTATTTATATGAGATATGCTATGGTTAAGTCAACACGATTATGCAAAATGTGACTTATTGCAGGATGCTTCTGTAACACATATTTTTACATTTATCAATCAGAAtccaaaatatgaaaaaaacgaacaaaataatattttctttAGATATGCCCTCCTGCAGGGATTTTAACTTCATCCTCCCAACATCTCAAGCTGATCTCATGCACATTGTTTTGTGGTGAACAAGTTAcataatgaaataaatataatcaAATCCAGTAAATTCAAAGTCTGCTCCTTATGGCTGTCCTCTGGTGATATAGGTCTCATAAGATAGGTCAAACTAACTTAAGTCACCTTTTTACTTTTGCAAACATGTTGTCAAACCTCAAAGAGGGACATAAAGATATTTCATTTCAACAGAAAGCTCAAACCTTGGAAGACATACAATGATTCCATGACATGGCTGTTACCGCTTACAGCTCTTACAACTCTTACACGCGCTAGTGTACAGTTTTGTTAAAAATCCAATGACAAActgaacatttaaaataaataaaaaatacaatctgGAAAACTTCAAATGTCCTTcaggtggtggggttggagggtAAAGTTCAACCGGTCAGCCAAACAGGGGTGACAGAATTACATGGACAGAGGAAGATGGTCGCAAAAACCCATAAACATCCACAGTATAACCCCTCACTCACCGATCAGAGGGGGTCCTCGTCGGGCTGCGGGGCTAGATGATCAGGCTTCTGTGGGTGATCCCTGGCTGCCTGGCATAGGTTCGATCCCACTGTTACTTCACTTTATCCTGGTCATTCACTGTTGATGGCACTCACAGGGTCGCTGTattcctgtgtgcgtgtgtgtgtgactgtgtgtgtgtgtgtgtgtgtgtgtgtgtgtgtgtgtctcacccctctctctctatcctgctCCTATGAGGAACAGATGAGGATtggagggatgaagggagatCAGTGATTAGGGGATAAAACCCTGGGATGGGCAGAAAGCGAGAGAGGGCTGGATGCAAGAgtggcaagagagagagagagagagagagagagagagagagagagagagagagagagagagagagagagagagagagagagagagagagagagagagagagagagagagagagagagagaaaaagaaaagtgaaTAAACCTAACAAGGTGTGGAGTCTGGTCATAAGTTCAAATAACTTCaaccagagaaaaaaaaatgggggaTGGAAATAATGGCAGGGAGGGGTGGTCCCtccacatagagagagagagagagagagagagagagagagagagagagagagagagagagagagagagagagagagagagagagagagagagagagagagagagagagagggagagggagagagagagagaaagagagagagaaaagagagaaaaacataAATAGAAGACCTGAGGATATTGCTTTTTATGGAGCTCTGATGGCCTGTGACTGCTACTGTATGACTGGCAGGAAGGCTTTGTGTTTTGTCAACTTGAGGACAGGCTAATTTTTGCAGGTTTATGGGCAGCGCGCTGGCACTGGCAGAGCCCAGGGACCTGAGACGCGCGTCtagggaccagagagagagagagagagaaagacacttGTGTGTGCAAGACACCCACAGACATGGAGACACAGAAGACATAGGCATTGTAGAGTTGTAGGTATATTGGCAatcaaacagaaacaaacatgtATTTGAATGCAGATCCACACTCAAGCTGGAGTGGCAGATTGAGATGGGAGGCACTGGGACATCCAAAACAATGTGTAACACTCAAgagttttttgtgtatttgtttctaTGCCTTGACCTCGTTTGGATTAGGGCTAAATCCACGTTAATCACGAGCAAGGATAAATATTTGTGGGAATTTTGTTTTTTAGCCTGCATTCACACAT from Gadus morhua chromosome 11, gadMor3.0, whole genome shotgun sequence carries:
- the gnb3a gene encoding guanine nucleotide-binding protein G(I)/G(S)/G(T) subunit beta-3a, coding for MGELEEMRKEAENIKDQITEVRKGFQDTSLQEATASVTVVSRVQLKTRKTLRGHLAKIYAMHWGTESKLCVSASQDGKLIVWDTITTNKVSAIPLKSSWVMTCAYAPSGNMVACGGLDNMCSIYNLKGKDGNVKVMRELAAHTGYLSCCRFISDSEIITSSGDCTCVLWDIETGTQKTVFAGHLGDAMSLAVSPDFNQFISGACDFTAKLWDIREGVCRQTFSGHESDINSIGFFPNGNAVITGSDDGTSKMYDIRADQELITYQDSSIMCGVTSLAPSRSGRLLLAGYDDFNVNIWDTLKAERVGVLAGHDNRVSCIGVSTDGMACCTGSWDNFLKIWN